In Flammeovirgaceae bacterium 311, one DNA window encodes the following:
- a CDS encoding protein-l-isoaspartate o-methyltransferase (COG2518 Protein-L-isoaspartate carboxylmethyltransferase), which translates to MVQEDSYKHKGMRRALAKILTDKGIRDPRVLDAIMRIPRHFFFEKAFLEHAYQDKAFPIGEGQTISQPYTVAFQTELLALQPGDKVLEIGTGSGYQCCVLLEMGVKVYTIEYIQKLHERAKAMLTYMGYKGAVYVHGDGSRGLPNYAPYDKIIVTAGAPTVPTALLQQLRIGGILVIPVGDEKQQKMLRLTKESETKIRKEEFSGFSFVKLRGAQGWDAMQ; encoded by the coding sequence ATGGTACAAGAAGACAGCTACAAACATAAGGGCATGCGCCGGGCCCTGGCAAAAATCCTCACCGATAAAGGCATTCGCGATCCGCGTGTACTCGATGCCATCATGCGCATCCCCAGGCATTTCTTTTTCGAAAAAGCATTTCTGGAACATGCCTACCAGGACAAAGCCTTTCCAATTGGAGAGGGACAGACCATATCACAGCCCTATACAGTGGCTTTTCAGACTGAGCTGCTGGCACTGCAGCCTGGCGATAAGGTGCTGGAGATTGGTACTGGGAGTGGTTACCAGTGCTGTGTGCTGCTCGAAATGGGCGTAAAAGTGTATACGATCGAGTACATCCAGAAACTGCACGAACGTGCCAAGGCCATGCTCACCTATATGGGCTATAAGGGTGCTGTGTATGTACACGGAGATGGCTCCAGGGGCCTTCCCAACTATGCCCCATATGATAAAATAATTGTAACCGCCGGCGCTCCTACCGTACCTACTGCCCTGCTGCAGCAATTACGCATCGGCGGCATATTGGTAATTCCAGTTGGCGACGAAAAGCAGCAAAAAATGCTGCGGCTCACGAAAGAAAGTGAGACTAAAATCAGAAAAGAAGAGTTTAGCGGGTTTAGCTTTGTAAAACTACGGGGCGCACAGGGCTGGGATGCCATGCAATAG
- a CDS encoding thioesterase superfamily protein (COG1607 Acyl-CoA hydrolase), with the protein MNKKKKFSRESLVTMTELVLPNDTNTLNNLMGGRLMHWMDIVSAISAQKHSNRVVVTASADSISFGHPIQLGNVVTLKAHVTRSFNSSMEVHIMVTAEDIPSGRKVETNQAFFTFVAVDQSGRPIDVPEVIAETEEEKELFESALRRRQLRLVLAKRMKPQEATELRSIFFPENASSEEAANKK; encoded by the coding sequence ATGAATAAAAAGAAAAAATTTTCGCGTGAATCGCTGGTAACCATGACGGAGCTGGTACTGCCAAACGATACCAATACCCTGAACAACCTGATGGGTGGACGCCTCATGCACTGGATGGACATCGTTTCGGCCATCTCGGCCCAGAAGCATAGCAACCGTGTAGTAGTAACCGCCTCTGCCGACAGCATTTCCTTTGGCCACCCTATACAATTAGGCAATGTGGTAACGCTTAAAGCACATGTTACCCGCTCCTTTAATTCTTCTATGGAAGTGCACATTATGGTTACCGCCGAGGATATACCTTCGGGAAGAAAGGTAGAAACCAACCAGGCTTTTTTTACCTTTGTAGCAGTAGACCAGAGCGGCAGGCCCATAGATGTACCCGAGGTTATAGCAGAGACAGAAGAAGAAAAAGAACTTTTTGAAAGTGCGCTGCGACGCCGGCAATTACGCCTGGTACTAGCAAAAAGAATGAAGCCTCAGGAGGCTACGGAACTGCGTTCTATTTTCTTTCCTGAAAATGCATCTTCCGAAGAAGCAGCAAATAAAAAATAA
- a CDS encoding NLP/P60 protein (COG0791 Cell wall-associated hydrolases (invasion-associated proteins)) has product MNLQQQRIIQFFKHIAGQKFTWFAFLMVCLTVMAFSTRPDEAPAAQEDFIVSSSSATADNALTPEDYPEKDLPQIERIALADEPAANVSFDIIAEKTTPGKRKFKASKMITYAHTLLGTPYIYGGTSTKGFDCSGYVYHVFSKFGLELNRSSSTQSEQGVSVPVEEVVPGDVLFFTGTNPSIRDIGHVGIVISEPGEPVSFIHSSSNGGVKISELEGYYDTRFMFAKRMN; this is encoded by the coding sequence ATGAATTTACAGCAGCAAAGAATTATACAATTCTTCAAGCACATAGCCGGCCAAAAGTTTACCTGGTTTGCTTTTCTGATGGTGTGCCTCACGGTGATGGCCTTCAGCACCCGCCCCGATGAAGCACCTGCCGCTCAGGAAGATTTTATCGTTTCCTCTTCTTCAGCTACTGCTGACAACGCACTTACTCCCGAAGATTATCCGGAAAAAGACCTGCCTCAGATTGAAAGAATAGCCCTTGCCGATGAGCCAGCGGCTAATGTTAGTTTTGACATAATAGCAGAGAAAACAACTCCCGGAAAGCGGAAGTTTAAAGCCTCAAAAATGATTACTTACGCCCACACCCTGCTGGGTACCCCTTATATTTATGGCGGCACCTCCACTAAAGGCTTTGATTGTTCCGGCTATGTATACCATGTTTTTTCAAAATTCGGTCTTGAGTTAAATCGCTCCAGCAGCACCCAAAGCGAGCAGGGCGTTAGCGTACCGGTAGAGGAAGTGGTACCTGGTGATGTTCTCTTTTTTACAGGCACCAATCCAAGTATCAGAGACATTGGTCATGTGGGCATTGTAATCTCTGAACCCGGCGAGCCTGTCAGCTTTATTCATTCTTCTTCTAACGGTGGTGTTAAAATTAGTGAGCTGGAAGGTTATTACGATACGCGCTTCATGTTTGCCAAAAGAATGAATTAA
- a CDS encoding peptidase M1 membrane alanine aminopeptidase (COG0308 Aminopeptidase N): MRFIIFFLLTASSILFPLQGNTQTTETIAQQEARAHSSRLSFTPSRQTNSYDMVYQRAEWTIDPAVRYIRGAITSHVRPTLGATEQLWMDLDDALTVDSVYYHSQKVSFQHTADDLLRIDLPVAIAVDLLDSVTVYYQGTPPNTGYGSFVQRTHGNAPIIWTLSEPYGAKDWWPCKQSLIDKIDSIDIIVRTPAVNRAASNGVLVSETEQGNDKIYHWRHRYPIATYLVAVAVTNYVAFSDFVPFEEKSIEVLNYAYPESEASFRQQSKNVVGMMQLFSRLFGLYPFANEKYGHAQFGWSGGMEHQTMSFMVNLSYDLMAHELAHQWFGNKVTCGSWQDIWVNEGFATYLTGLTKEHLGTPAEWYNWKRSKILSVTAYPGGSVWVKDTTSIDELFSGRLSYNKGGYLLHMLRGIVGDEAFYRGINNYLQDPALAYGFARADDVKRHLEAVSGKALTEFFNDWYYGEGYPVYSLMWDQPEGDRLSLTFSQSSSVPASVLFFEMPVPVLFRDSSGTQELVKVFDHQEQDQTFTEEIPFKVAEVVFDPELWILTPAAKVERRGDMLEANLKLYPNPTNTKITLEARQELTINEVRLLDMQGKQLKLQNARGKRSLEISTKGLAAGTYLLRISTNQGLVTKRFTKQ; encoded by the coding sequence ATGCGCTTCATCATTTTCTTTCTGCTTACAGCTTCTTCAATCTTATTCCCCCTGCAGGGCAATACCCAAACCACAGAAACAATTGCACAGCAGGAGGCCCGGGCACACTCCTCCCGCCTTTCTTTTACCCCCTCCCGGCAAACCAACAGCTACGATATGGTATACCAGCGGGCAGAATGGACAATAGATCCTGCCGTTCGCTATATCAGGGGTGCCATAACCTCGCATGTCAGGCCAACTTTAGGGGCAACAGAGCAGCTATGGATGGATCTGGATGATGCCCTGACCGTCGATTCGGTATACTATCATTCCCAAAAAGTATCTTTTCAGCATACTGCAGATGATCTGTTGCGCATAGATTTGCCTGTGGCAATTGCAGTTGATCTGCTGGATTCTGTTACTGTTTATTACCAGGGCACACCTCCTAATACCGGTTATGGTTCATTTGTGCAACGGACCCACGGTAATGCACCCATTATCTGGACACTCTCGGAGCCCTATGGAGCAAAAGACTGGTGGCCCTGCAAGCAATCGCTTATCGATAAAATAGATTCGATAGATATTATTGTACGAACCCCAGCCGTAAACCGTGCTGCAAGTAACGGAGTGCTGGTGAGTGAAACAGAACAGGGAAACGACAAAATTTACCACTGGCGGCACCGATATCCCATTGCCACCTACCTGGTAGCTGTAGCAGTAACCAACTATGTAGCCTTCAGCGATTTTGTGCCATTCGAAGAAAAATCAATTGAGGTACTCAATTATGCTTATCCGGAGTCAGAGGCAAGCTTCAGGCAGCAATCTAAAAATGTAGTTGGCATGATGCAGCTCTTCAGCAGGCTTTTTGGCCTCTACCCGTTTGCCAACGAAAAGTACGGCCACGCACAGTTTGGCTGGAGTGGTGGCATGGAGCACCAAACCATGAGCTTTATGGTTAACCTTAGCTATGACCTGATGGCACACGAATTAGCCCACCAGTGGTTTGGCAATAAAGTAACCTGTGGCAGCTGGCAGGATATCTGGGTAAATGAAGGCTTTGCCACTTACCTGACCGGTCTTACCAAAGAACACCTGGGCACCCCAGCAGAATGGTATAACTGGAAGCGTTCCAAAATACTGTCTGTTACCGCTTACCCGGGCGGATCGGTCTGGGTAAAAGATACCACCAGCATCGATGAGCTTTTTAGCGGAAGGCTTAGCTACAACAAAGGAGGCTATTTGCTGCACATGCTACGCGGCATCGTGGGCGATGAGGCTTTCTACAGGGGAATCAATAACTACCTGCAGGACCCGGCGCTGGCCTATGGTTTTGCCCGTGCCGATGATGTAAAGAGACATTTGGAAGCCGTAAGCGGCAAGGCGCTGACTGAATTCTTCAACGACTGGTACTATGGCGAAGGTTACCCCGTGTACAGTCTGATGTGGGATCAACCCGAAGGAGACCGCTTAAGCCTTACCTTTAGCCAGTCCTCTTCTGTTCCTGCCTCGGTTTTGTTCTTTGAGATGCCCGTACCTGTGCTTTTCAGAGATTCTTCGGGTACACAGGAGCTGGTTAAGGTCTTCGATCATCAGGAGCAGGACCAGACCTTTACTGAAGAAATACCTTTTAAAGTAGCCGAAGTTGTTTTTGATCCGGAATTATGGATACTGACACCCGCAGCAAAAGTGGAAAGGCGGGGCGATATGCTGGAGGCAAATTTAAAGCTGTACCCAAACCCTACCAACACAAAAATCACCCTTGAGGCCAGGCAGGAATTAACAATCAATGAGGTACGTCTGCTCGATATGCAGGGTAAGCAACTTAAGCTGCAAAATGCCAGGGGCAAAAGAAGTCTTGAAATAAGCACTAAAGGACTGGCAGCAGGCACCTACCTGCTCCGAATCAGCACGAACCAGGGCCTGGTAACCAAACGCTTTACAAAACAGTAA
- a CDS encoding peroxiredoxin (COG0526 Thiol-disulfide isomerase and thioredoxins) — MLLLAFAAVACSKKGNGNGIATNTDGSVLITGKIENAPAQGYVVLEEIQQNNVVPVDTFSIDNKAFSEKVKVAEPGFYRLNLYNQQFVTLVLNNENVLVNADLATGPGSARVEGSTDTRYMEEINKIVQERQQEVSALEQQFLEAQNQGNTTRMEELRYNYMQIEKEMREDIKAKLRNMESSVTAIYGVNYLNREEDFAFLDSLATRLRQDIPNSRYVKDFAQGVERMRSTTMGQVAPEISLPNPQGEVKKLSDLRGNVVMIDFWAAWCGPCRRENPNVVRLYNKYHDKGFEIFGVSLDRNKEDWVKAIEKDNLTWTQVSDLNYFNSEAAQTYDITAIPATVLLDKEGRIIARNLRGQALEDKLAEIFGE, encoded by the coding sequence ATGCTGCTGCTGGCATTTGCAGCTGTGGCCTGTTCCAAAAAAGGAAATGGAAACGGCATTGCCACTAACACTGATGGTTCGGTGCTGATTACCGGAAAAATTGAGAATGCTCCTGCACAGGGCTATGTGGTTCTGGAAGAAATTCAGCAGAACAACGTAGTACCTGTAGATACTTTTTCCATTGACAACAAGGCTTTTAGCGAGAAGGTAAAAGTAGCAGAACCGGGCTTCTACAGGCTTAACCTTTACAATCAGCAGTTTGTAACGCTGGTGCTCAACAATGAGAATGTGCTGGTAAATGCCGACCTGGCTACCGGGCCGGGATCGGCCAGGGTGGAAGGTTCTACCGATACCCGTTACATGGAAGAAATCAATAAAATTGTACAGGAACGCCAGCAGGAGGTATCTGCACTGGAGCAGCAGTTCCTGGAGGCGCAGAACCAGGGAAACACCACCCGAATGGAAGAGCTCCGGTACAACTATATGCAGATTGAGAAAGAGATGCGCGAAGATATCAAGGCCAAGCTTCGCAACATGGAAAGTTCTGTTACCGCCATTTATGGTGTTAATTACCTTAACCGCGAAGAAGATTTTGCTTTTCTTGATTCACTGGCTACCCGCTTACGCCAGGATATACCTAACAGCAGGTATGTAAAAGATTTTGCCCAGGGGGTTGAGCGGATGCGCAGCACTACCATGGGGCAGGTGGCGCCTGAAATTTCACTGCCTAACCCGCAGGGGGAGGTAAAGAAACTGTCTGATTTACGTGGTAACGTAGTGATGATTGACTTTTGGGCAGCCTGGTGCGGACCTTGCCGTCGCGAAAACCCAAATGTGGTAAGATTATATAATAAGTACCACGATAAAGGCTTTGAAATCTTTGGTGTTTCGCTTGACCGCAACAAAGAGGACTGGGTAAAAGCAATTGAAAAAGATAACCTCACCTGGACCCAGGTAAGTGACCTGAATTATTTTAATTCTGAAGCTGCACAGACCTATGATATTACAGCCATACCGGCAACCGTTCTGCTGGATAAGGAAGGCAGAATTATTGCCCGTAACCTCAGAGGACAGGCACTGGAAGATAAGCTTGCCGAGATATTCGGTGAGTAA
- the gatB gene encoding aspartyl/glutamyl-tRNA amidotransferase subunit B (COG0064 Asp-tRNAAsn/Glu-tRNAGln amidotransferase B subunit (PET112 homolog)): MAEDIKSKYTVVIGLEVHAQLLTQSKMFASDAVTYGASPYGASPNQNISVITLAHPGTLPRINKRAVAYAIRMGIACHSQISRYNIFDRKNYFYPDLPKGYQLTQDRTPICKGGEVMIRTAEGERAIVLNRVHLEEDAGKSMHLAGETYTLVDFNRAGTPLIEIVTEPVLRSADEASAFMTEVRRLVRYLDICDGNMEEGSLRCDVNISLMPKGTTVYGRKVEVKNLNSFSNVRRAIEFEIARQAGLLEKGAPVVSETRTFDANTGTTAAMRTKEELNDYRYFPEPDLSPLVISEEWLQQIEADMPVLPRELYQRFTAEWGLSDYDAQVLTDNKGMALYYQEICQNTTNYKAAANWMSGPVKASMNELSLEIEHFPLTPAQIAALIRLVDDEVVSFSVASQRIFPLLLQNPALMPMAVAERENLVQESRQDALQPIIEAVIAANPAKVAEYRSGRKGIIGMFMGEVMKKSRGKADPKVASKLLQQALEQ; the protein is encoded by the coding sequence ATGGCTGAAGATATAAAAAGCAAATATACCGTAGTAATAGGCCTTGAGGTGCATGCACAGTTGCTTACCCAAAGCAAAATGTTTGCATCAGATGCAGTAACCTACGGAGCGTCTCCATACGGAGCGTCTCCCAATCAAAACATCAGTGTAATTACACTGGCGCATCCGGGTACGCTGCCGCGTATTAACAAGCGGGCAGTAGCGTATGCCATTCGGATGGGTATTGCCTGCCATTCGCAAATAAGCCGCTACAATATTTTCGACCGCAAGAATTATTTCTACCCCGATCTGCCAAAAGGCTACCAGCTTACCCAGGACAGAACGCCAATCTGCAAAGGCGGAGAGGTGATGATTAGAACGGCAGAAGGGGAGCGGGCCATAGTGCTTAACCGGGTGCACCTGGAGGAAGATGCCGGCAAAAGCATGCACCTGGCAGGCGAAACCTATACGCTGGTAGATTTTAACCGGGCAGGTACCCCACTGATAGAGATTGTAACCGAGCCAGTGCTCCGGAGTGCCGACGAAGCCTCTGCTTTTATGACAGAGGTTCGCCGCCTGGTGCGTTACCTCGATATCTGCGATGGTAATATGGAAGAAGGTTCCCTGCGTTGTGACGTAAATATTTCACTGATGCCCAAAGGAACTACAGTTTATGGAAGGAAGGTTGAGGTAAAGAACCTGAACTCTTTCAGTAATGTCAGGCGTGCGATAGAGTTTGAAATTGCCCGTCAGGCTGGTTTGCTGGAGAAGGGAGCGCCTGTAGTCTCTGAAACGCGTACCTTCGATGCCAACACCGGCACTACCGCCGCCATGCGTACCAAGGAAGAGTTAAATGATTACCGCTACTTCCCCGAGCCGGACCTAAGTCCACTGGTGATTTCTGAAGAATGGCTGCAGCAAATAGAAGCTGATATGCCAGTGCTTCCGCGAGAACTATACCAGCGTTTTACAGCCGAATGGGGACTTTCGGATTACGATGCGCAGGTGCTGACCGACAACAAAGGCATGGCTCTTTACTACCAGGAAATCTGCCAAAATACTACAAACTATAAGGCAGCCGCGAACTGGATGAGTGGCCCTGTGAAGGCATCGATGAATGAGCTTTCTTTAGAGATAGAACATTTCCCGCTGACACCTGCACAGATTGCGGCACTTATCAGGCTGGTAGATGATGAAGTGGTGAGTTTTTCTGTAGCCTCTCAGCGGATTTTTCCGCTCCTGCTGCAGAATCCAGCCTTAATGCCAATGGCTGTTGCCGAGCGCGAAAATCTGGTACAGGAAAGCAGGCAGGATGCGCTCCAGCCCATTATAGAAGCAGTTATTGCAGCAAACCCTGCAAAGGTTGCAGAATACCGCAGTGGCAGAAAAGGAATTATAGGTATGTTTATGGGAGAGGTAATGAAAAAGAGCCGTGGTAAGGCCGATCCTAAAGTAGCCAGTAAGCTGCTGCAGCAGGCCCTTGAACAATAA
- the alaS gene encoding alanyl-tRNA ligase (COG0013 Alanyl-tRNA synthetase) produces the protein MDAKHIRSTFLQFFESKKHRIVPSAPIVNKNDPTLLFTNSGMNQFKDFFLGNKKTDFTRIADTQKCLRVSGKHNDLEEVGIDTYHHTMFEMLGNWSFGDYFKQEAIHWAWELLTEHYKLPKERLYVSVFEGDAKENLQPDEEAFQFWRAYVPEDRILYGNKKDNFWEMGDTGPCGPCSEIHIDLRPQAEVDQVPGQQLVNNDHPQVIEIWNLVFMQFNRKADGSLEQLPESHVDTGMGFERLVRAIQGKSSNYDTDVFQPMIQQVSADSGIAYGKDEETDIAMRVMVDHIRAIAFAVADGQLPSNTGAGYVIRRILRRAVRYAFTFLNLKEPYLYKMVPVLSSEMGEFFPELPQQQEFIMRVIQEEEASFLRTLDIGLRRLNELISLGARAISGSEAFELYDTFGFPLDLTALIARERGLTVDEAGFATEMEKQKQRSKQAATSETGDWITIHPSKTPTEFVGYDALSTQSHILRYRQVKEKNKTRFQLVLNRTPFYAESGGQVGDTGYISDGKERVRIVDTKKENDLIVHYVEHLPNNLEATFEALVDTDKRYQTQNNHTATHLLHAALRRVLGEHVQQRGSLVNEKGLRFDFSHFAKLTDEELQKVEDLVNERVRQNIALQTDTDVPLAEARDRGAMALFGEKYGDTVRVITFDPAYSVELCGGTHVPATGQIGLFKIISESSVSAGVRRIEAITARTAEEWVRHQHQQLEELRQLLKSPKDLTGAVQSLLEERQRLQKNLEEMQQEKASGLRNELAQSAAEVNGMQVIVQQVAVPSAEVLRKLAFELRQKFERLFLVLAADIEGKPQIAVMFSDALVQERGLNAGNVVRELAKEIKGGGGGQAFFATAGGKDISGLPAVVEKARALANA, from the coding sequence ATGGACGCTAAACATATCAGAAGTACTTTTCTCCAGTTTTTTGAATCAAAGAAGCATAGAATTGTGCCTTCTGCCCCTATTGTAAATAAGAATGACCCAACCCTTCTGTTTACAAACTCGGGCATGAATCAGTTCAAGGATTTTTTCCTGGGTAATAAAAAGACAGATTTTACACGCATTGCCGACACCCAAAAGTGCCTGCGCGTATCGGGAAAACACAATGATCTGGAGGAGGTAGGCATTGATACCTACCACCATACCATGTTCGAAATGCTGGGCAACTGGAGCTTTGGCGATTATTTTAAACAGGAAGCCATCCACTGGGCCTGGGAGCTGCTCACCGAGCACTACAAGCTGCCAAAGGAAAGGCTGTACGTTTCTGTTTTTGAGGGCGATGCCAAAGAAAACCTGCAGCCCGACGAAGAGGCTTTTCAGTTCTGGAGGGCCTATGTACCGGAAGACCGCATTTTGTACGGAAATAAAAAAGATAACTTCTGGGAGATGGGCGATACAGGCCCCTGCGGTCCCTGCTCCGAAATACATATAGACCTGCGTCCGCAGGCGGAGGTTGATCAGGTTCCCGGTCAGCAGCTGGTGAATAACGACCACCCCCAGGTTATTGAGATCTGGAACCTGGTGTTTATGCAGTTTAACCGCAAGGCCGATGGCAGCCTGGAGCAACTGCCCGAAAGCCATGTGGATACCGGTATGGGATTTGAGCGACTGGTGCGGGCCATACAGGGTAAATCCTCCAACTACGATACCGATGTTTTCCAGCCCATGATTCAGCAGGTGAGTGCCGATTCCGGCATTGCTTATGGTAAGGACGAGGAAACTGATATTGCCATGCGCGTAATGGTAGACCATATCCGTGCTATTGCCTTTGCCGTGGCCGATGGACAACTTCCCTCCAATACCGGGGCGGGTTATGTAATTCGCCGTATTCTTCGCCGTGCCGTGCGTTATGCCTTTACCTTCCTGAACCTGAAAGAGCCTTACCTTTATAAGATGGTGCCGGTGCTTAGCAGCGAGATGGGCGAGTTTTTCCCCGAGCTTCCGCAGCAGCAGGAATTCATCATGCGTGTAATACAGGAAGAAGAAGCTTCTTTTCTGCGTACCCTCGATATTGGACTGCGTCGCCTGAATGAGCTGATCAGCCTTGGTGCCCGTGCCATCAGCGGCTCCGAAGCTTTTGAGCTGTACGATACCTTTGGTTTCCCCCTGGACCTTACGGCCCTGATTGCCCGCGAAAGAGGGCTAACGGTAGATGAAGCTGGTTTTGCCACAGAAATGGAGAAGCAAAAGCAGCGCTCCAAGCAGGCGGCCACCTCCGAAACCGGCGACTGGATCACCATACATCCTTCCAAAACACCAACAGAGTTTGTAGGCTATGATGCGCTAAGCACTCAGTCACATATTTTACGCTACCGGCAGGTAAAGGAAAAGAACAAGACCCGTTTTCAGCTGGTACTGAACCGTACGCCCTTTTATGCCGAAAGCGGCGGACAGGTGGGTGATACCGGCTATATCAGTGATGGCAAGGAGCGTGTGCGGATTGTAGATACCAAAAAAGAGAACGATCTCATTGTGCACTATGTGGAGCATCTGCCTAATAACCTGGAAGCTACCTTTGAGGCCCTGGTAGATACCGACAAGCGCTATCAGACACAGAACAACCACACCGCCACCCACCTGCTGCATGCAGCGCTGCGCCGTGTGCTGGGAGAGCATGTGCAGCAGCGTGGTTCTCTGGTCAATGAAAAAGGCCTTCGCTTCGACTTCAGCCATTTTGCCAAATTAACCGATGAAGAGCTGCAAAAGGTAGAAGACCTGGTAAATGAAAGGGTTCGCCAGAACATAGCCCTGCAGACCGATACCGATGTGCCGCTGGCAGAAGCAAGAGACCGGGGTGCCATGGCGCTCTTTGGCGAAAAATATGGCGATACGGTGCGGGTTATTACCTTCGATCCTGCTTATTCCGTAGAGCTTTGCGGGGGTACCCACGTGCCTGCGACGGGTCAGATCGGTTTGTTCAAGATTATATCCGAAAGCTCGGTATCGGCCGGTGTGCGCCGTATAGAGGCCATTACAGCACGCACTGCCGAAGAGTGGGTGCGCCACCAGCACCAGCAACTCGAGGAACTCCGCCAGCTGCTGAAGAGCCCCAAAGACCTGACAGGTGCCGTGCAAAGCCTGCTGGAGGAACGCCAGCGCCTGCAAAAGAATCTGGAGGAGATGCAGCAGGAAAAGGCTTCTGGCCTGCGCAACGAGCTTGCCCAAAGTGCTGCAGAAGTAAATGGCATGCAGGTAATAGTACAGCAGGTAGCGGTGCCCAGTGCAGAGGTGCTGCGTAAGCTTGCCTTTGAGCTTCGCCAAAAATTTGAACGCCTGTTCCTGGTGCTTGCTGCCGATATTGAAGGAAAGCCTCAGATCGCCGTTATGTTTTCCGATGCACTGGTGCAGGAGCGTGGCCTAAATGCAGGCAATGTTGTACGGGAGCTTGCTAAAGAAATTAAAGGCGGCGGCGGTGGTCAGGCCTTTTTTGCAACAGCCGGTGGCAAAGACATAAGCGGCCTGCCTGCAGTGGTAGAAAAAGCCCGTGCGCTTGCAAATGCATAA
- a CDS encoding peptidase m23 (COG0739 Membrane proteins related to metalloendopeptidases) produces MARIKYYYDTETCRYERIERSRWEMFLNTLGVLMVACVIAVGLVLFYMEFFDSPKEAVLRKENEELRLYQEMVEKDLAQFAAMVDVLQDRDDNVYRIIFEAEPIPSTIRQAGVGGAERYKKLLEKGLSRDDLILSNLKKIDQLKKQMYIQTKSYDEIERMAMNKEKMWASIPAIQPLSNKELNRMASGFGMRVHPIYKVRRMHAGCDFSAPRGTPIYATGDGVVIKKESNYGGYGNELEIDHGYGYITKYAHLDSFKAKKGQRVKRGEVIGYVGNTGASTAPHLHYEVIKDGKKVNPMNFFFQELNADEYEKMLELASRENQSLG; encoded by the coding sequence ATGGCAAGGATAAAATATTACTACGACACCGAAACCTGCCGCTACGAGCGGATTGAGCGATCTCGTTGGGAAATGTTCCTCAACACCCTGGGCGTATTGATGGTAGCCTGTGTTATTGCTGTTGGCCTGGTGCTTTTTTACATGGAGTTTTTCGACTCGCCCAAAGAAGCCGTACTGCGCAAGGAAAATGAAGAACTACGGCTTTACCAGGAAATGGTTGAGAAAGACCTGGCCCAGTTTGCAGCCATGGTAGATGTGCTCCAGGATCGTGATGACAACGTTTACCGTATTATTTTCGAAGCAGAACCAATCCCCTCCACCATTCGCCAGGCAGGGGTGGGCGGTGCAGAACGTTACAAAAAGCTGCTGGAGAAAGGACTCTCCCGCGATGATCTGATCTTAAGCAACCTAAAGAAGATCGATCAGCTCAAGAAACAAATGTACATCCAAACCAAGTCGTACGACGAAATTGAGCGGATGGCCATGAACAAGGAGAAAATGTGGGCAAGCATTCCTGCCATACAGCCCCTCTCCAACAAAGAACTTAACCGCATGGCTTCAGGCTTTGGTATGCGGGTACACCCTATCTACAAAGTACGCCGAATGCATGCCGGCTGCGACTTTTCAGCACCGCGCGGCACGCCTATTTATGCTACCGGCGATGGTGTTGTGATCAAAAAAGAATCTAATTATGGTGGTTATGGCAATGAGCTGGAGATAGACCATGGCTATGGCTATATTACTAAATATGCGCACCTTGACAGCTTTAAGGCTAAAAAAGGACAGCGTGTAAAGCGTGGGGAAGTAATTGGGTATGTAGGTAACACGGGTGCCTCTACTGCTCCACACCTCCATTATGAAGTAATCAAAGACGGCAAAAAGGTAAACCCTATGAACTTCTTCTTCCAGGAGCTGAATGCCGACGAGTATGAAAAAATGCTTGAGCTTGCCTCAAGAGAAAACCAGTCTCTGGGTTAG